The genomic region ACTGAGGGGTGTGGCCAGTTTGGGGCTGGACGCCTGATGCTCCTTACCCTTTCCAGATACATCCTGGCCACCTCGGCGATGACTTCATACTCGCGAGCCCCGGAGAATAGACGGCAGCGTGGGTGACGTAAGAGAGAAGATGAAACTCGTGAAAAATGCGGGGGCCAGCCACCTGGGGGAAGCTCTGAGGGGCCAGGGGTCCTGGGCCCGCATCAAGGAGACACAAAGCTTCGTGGTTTGCTCTGgacggcggggcgggggcggggaggggggagcgcAGCCCACGTTTCCCTGGGTGCCCTTCTTGGGTCCGTTCACCTTCCTGGGATCATAAAGCTCCTTTGGCCTGGGCCGCTGGCTAAGGGGTTCCGCGGCTCCATCCTCGGGACACAGGAACCCTGGGATGTTGGAGGTCTCAGTAGGAGCTCAAGAATCCTTCACTTGGCCCCAGCTCACTGGACATCTACTGCGTGAGCTGGCAGCTGGTGAAGCGCGTGTCTATGCGGTAGGGAGTGTCTGTTGATGATTCATAACAAGAATAGTACTAGTGATGATTATCGCtaaatttactgagcatttactatatttGAGCCCTGTTTTAAGTGCGGTATCACCCAGGTCGTAGCGGCAGAATTGGCACTTTATCCAACTCAAAGATCTGCATCTGTGACCATCTGCCtcccatagctttttttttttggagaagacCCGGGGGCTGCCTAGAGAGCTGTTGTAGGGAGAATCCTGGGTGATATCTTTCACGCGGGGAAGTGAGGAAGGCGTTCGTGGATGAAATGCTGCAGCCTGCAGATCTTCTTCAAAATAACCCAGTGGGGGTGCGTGTGCGTGGATGGGGTAGGAGCGGTCATGGTAGGGGACGGCTGTGGAGCTGGGTGCTGAGGACGAAGAGCCCACGTGCACCAACGTCTCTACCTTTGCGATGTCTGAGAGGTTACATaatgaaaaagaaggagaaggagaggactGCCACGCAGGCGTCTGGAGTAAGCAACTGGGTGAAGGGCGGCAGTATTTACCGAGAtggaaaagacagagaggggcagggttGGGGCGCAGGTTGGAAATCGGGTGCTCTGTTTTGGCCGTGCTCTGTCGGGTTTCAATCAGAGAGCAAAGGCAGAGGACTACGAGCTTTTTGGAACAaggctctgtccctctcctcagacattattttccttttaagaattcTGCCAGCTCGGTGTTGGCTCTAACAGCCACCCCTGGCTTCAGAGTCTTCCAGCAGAGGGCCCTTAAGTGTCCCAGAGCAGAGATAAACCGTACCTGTTTTCTCCGTCTGAATTCTTCACCCACAGAAACCAAGAGCGATAATAGTGATTATTGATGTTTTAAGGCACTAAATTTGGGGGCAACTTGTTATGTAGCAGTAGATAATTAACATAGGATGCCAGTAATAGAAACAAGGGAAAGAACCAGTAGCTTAAACAAACTAGAAGCTTAGGTCTCCTTCTATTGAGACTCTGGAAGCAGGCGACACAAGGAAGCTCCTATGGTGTCACGGGAAGCCCGGGGGCTTTTATCTTGTTCTACTATCCTCACCACATGGCTCTAATTCTCAAGGTCACCTCCTGGCCCGACATTGCTGCTGGAGTTCCAACCATCACATCTGCATCCCAGGCGGAATGCAGGAGGAAACAAGGAGATAGAACTAGCCTTCACCAAGATTATTTCTATTTCAAGGAgcattcttaaaaatcttttccaaCACCTTCTCCTTACATCTCAAATCCTAAAATTCAGTCACGCAGTCACATTGTATGTGCCAGGGAGGCTGGAAATGTGGCCTTTCAGCCGGGCTCACTGCCATCGGAAGTAAAACTGGGGTTCTGCTgttgaggaggagaggagaggagatcaCGGCCAGCAGGTAGCTGGTGGCTGCGGACAGAGGACGGTGGAAGACGCAATCTCCACGGGAAGGAGCTGGAGCCAGTAACCACCCCCCTGCCgccgcccacacacacactgcccatGCAGCTTCCTCAAATGTTTGGGCACCATGGAGTTTCTTCAAGTGGTTTCTGGACAAAGACCTGAACTCACTCCCAAAGAAGTGAGGCAGTGATGCCCAGGGAAAGCTTTGGTCTctaccaccccccgccccccctcctccGCCCCGGCCAGCAAGCAGCTGGACTTTGCCTAAGATGCTAACATGTGGGCCTGACCTTGTCGCTTACCTGCTCAACCACCTTGGAGGCTCTGGTTTGCTCCAGCTTTCAGATGCGTTCTGGGGTTTGGTACCGAAGGCCTCAGCCAACTCTCCCAGGGCAGTCTGCCTCTACCCCTCTTCACGCTTCATGCCCCGCCCCCGTGACTTTGGGAATGCAGCTCCCATGGCCCGGAACACACCCCGCCCTGTCTCCGCCCAGGGGAATCGCACCCATGCTCGGCCGCCTTCTAGGGCCACCATGAGTCCTTATGGTGCCTTTGCACAAATCGGAAAAGGGTGCCTTTCTCCAGGTGGACGCAGATCCACGTCAGGGCTTGAGGGGTGGCCCACGGTGGATCCCACCCACATTTGCCCCTCGGCCCGGTGCACACCCGGCACAGGCATACATGCGAAGATGCCACCTCCGGGCGTGAGGGAGGCCCTTGCTTTGACCTTCCTCTTGGCCTTCAGACTGGGGGCTGACTGTCTCCCACCTTGTGTCCTCCAACATCCTCGGTGCCCGTTCCCCTGAACCACTAACGCTGACAGCCATCAGGGGAACTGAATTCGCACCACAGATCGTGgctcttcccccccgccccccactttgGGGAGCAGTCACCAGTCCCTTAGTCCCCAGCAGGCCCAGCGGCAGAATGAAGacccaccaccccgcccccccaccccgccccgggctAGAAGGGGGACCGCTTGGACACCGCCTTAGAAGTGCCCCAGGTGCCGGTCGGTTGAGTCACCTGCAGCGACTCGAACCTGAGTCTCAGGCCCTAGGCTGGGCAGGGGGTTCCCTCTCGGCTTACCTTGCTCCTGGGAACACTGGAGTCCGACCCTGAGTCCCCTTCCACGACCGAGCATTGCATCGCTGACCCGGGGTAGCCCGTTGTGCCGGTAGTGGCCTTGGACCCACCGCTCAGGAACGCACGTGAGAAGACCTTCCATttcataccttttattttatctgcattcttctctgcctcctcgcccccctccccccaccggccCCTCAGAGGGGGCGGAAACCCCATTTGGAAGGGAAGggacttctctctcctccctggaggaGGGACGGTGTCTCCTGGGCCAGGCCCCACTGATGGGAGAGGCAGGCGCCTCCATGGCCGAGCAGGTGCATCGTCCAAGAGGCTGTGGCCAAGGCCGAGGTCCCTCGGATGCCCCGTGGCCCGGGGCCCCGTGGGTCATCAGGAAGGTGAAGAGCAGAGaagtcgggggtgggggcagtgggagggccAAGCCCGGGGTGTGTGCGCGTGGCCGGCAGAGGCAGATGTGGACTTCGTGAGGGACAGGGGCCGAGACCAGGGGATGTGGGCTTAAGGTAGGGCCCTGAGAAGGAACCCCAGGTCATAggggagctggaggtggggggagggtgtacCAGGGAAaaactgggggctgggggggggggacgaggcTGTGCTCTAAGAACCGGGCTCCCAGTAGAGGGGCTGTGCTGCGGAGTGTGATCAGGGACTGGCCCTCAGCAGAGACcagagggcaggcagggaagggcttgtcagggcaggaggagggggactTCGGGCCCGTAGTGGGGCCAAGGCTACGGTGCCGCCCCACGGCCAGCTCCTCCGCTTCGTGGAGGCCAGCCCAACAGGGCATGGCCCCAAACCACCAATTTGTGCTTCTGGGTCGCTCGAGGGCTCCCAGTGCGGCCTCAGCCACGTAGGGCGGAGCCCAGAGGCGGCCCTGCGCCGCGTGCAACAGCTGTCCCCAGGACTCGTCCTCCATCTCGGGCTCTCTGGAAACtcgcccccctgccctgcccgaGAGGGCCTTAAGCCAGATCACCAGACGACAGTGCAGGGGTGGAACGTggccgtggggtgggggtgggggggggggggggcgggagccATGCCGGGACGGTTCAGAGACTCAACTTCGGCCGCGTCCGTCCGCTTACGCCCTCCGGTCCTTCAGTCTGTTTAAGGGCctggccccaccccccccccccgtgcgcTGGTCTGTTTTCCCTCCCGTCTTGGACGACGACCGACCGCTCTGGCGTCGGAGCCCACGGTGGGACGGCGGGGAGGAGGCCGCTCTGGGCGCCGTGCGGGTCTCAGGGCGCCCCCTGCCCGTCCCCCTGGCAGCCGCCGTCGCCGTGGACGATGAGCACCGGGAAGTAAAGGGCGTCCTCGTAACACGGTGGGCTTTCCAGGGGCTCCGTGTCCTCTGCCCGGCGCCCCAGCGGCCCCCCGCTCAGGCTCCGGAAGACCCCCGGGGTGGCCCGGCCCCCGGCTCCCAGGGAGAGCCGGCTGCGGCTGAAAGGCAGGCGGGGCCCGCTGGGCCGGGCGGGGGGCAGCGAGTTGCTGCTGAGGGAGCGACGGCAGCGCTGGCAGCCGCGGAGGTAGGCGCCGGCGCCCATGACCACGGCCTCCGAGTAGCTGGGCACCAGCTGCCGGTTGGAGCAGATGTGCCACTCGAGCTCGGTGAAGTCCACCGTGGCCACGCGGGAGAGCGGCGGCCCGCTGGGCACGGCCCCGGGCGGGGGCGAGCCGGCGCCAAAGAGCTTCTCCACCTGGTAGTGCACGTGGGCCGTGCCGTAGGCCGCCACGACGCGCAGCGGCCAGGACAGCGTGGCCGCGGACACCAGCCAGAAGACCCAGGCGCGGGCGTACCAGGGCGGGCTGCGGGGGTCCGCGAAGACCATGAGCGACTCGCGGAAGTCCACGTCCTTCAGGTGCATGCCCTCGCGGGCCTCCAGGTAGTCGTCCAGGCCCTCGTTGGCGCTGAAGAAGCGGGCCCTCTGGGTGAGGTACGAGGCCTCGGCCTCGGCGCTGCCGAAGCTGAAGCACTTGGTGAAGCGCAGCCGCGTGGCCGCGTGGTCGGCCAGGCCCACGAGCTCCTTGGAGACGTCGCGGACGCCGTGGGCCGAGTAGTCAAACTCGCCGCGGGCCGTGCGGCTGTCCGCCCGCTCGTGGTAGACCTGCGTGGTGGTGTAGGCGTCGCCGTTCCGGTAGCGGGTGATCTGGCGGGTGCGCCGCACGTAGTGGTAGCTGGTGGCCTTCCACCAGACGCAGGGCGGCGCCTGCTGCAGCCGGCGGATCAGGGCGAGCACGGTGTTGGCGTCGGTGCGCGGCGCCTGGCACGACCGCACGTGGCAGTGCCAGCACTCGGCCAGGTAGAGGAGGTAGAGGAGGGACACGAAGGCCAGCGGGATGTATAGGTAGCCGTCAGAGCAAGGGCTGGCCGGGTAGGTGGGCGGCGGGCCCCCGGCCCCGCGGGCCAGAGCCGCCTCGGGCCCCAGGACCAGCCGCGGCACCGTGGCCAGGCGACACCAGGCCACCACGGCGCCACAGGCATGGATGAGCAGGGTGAGCAGCAGGCACTTCCAGTGCGACTCGCGGCACAGGGAGCTTCCCAGGGACTGTTTCAAGGGCCGCTGCTGCGGGGCGGAGAGAGGAGAGGCGCGGGTCAGGACGGGGCCTCGGCCTCGGCCACGCCTGGCCCTCTGCCGAAGCCCCGCGAGGGAGGCGGGGCGACGCTCCCCACTCCAcggaggaggaaaccgaggctccgGGGGAGCGAGCCCCCTGCTCCGTGCCTCACCCTTCTAGCTCTAACTCCGTGGAGCCGCAGGGGTCCAACTCGGGCCCATCTGCCCCGAGCCTGTCCTCCACTGTGCCCCATCATCTCCGCCAAGGGCACCTAGGGACAAGACAGACCCGTCTCTGCCAAGAGAAGAAGGGACGCGACTGGCCACTGAGAAAACTGAGCGCTGGTCCCAGCTCTACCCTTAACTTGCCGTGTGGCCTTGGCCGTATTCCTGCCCTCGCTGGGCCCCGGTTCCTGGGCCTGTTGGCACGGGAGGCCAGGGCGGCAGGGGTCCTGACGGTGAAGAGCATGCGCTTTAGAGCCCCACCGCTCGGGAGGCAGTGCCAGCTCCACCACTGACCGTATGACTCGGGCAGgtccctctctggacctcagtctcctcatctgtaaactggggcgTTTGGGAGGATCCAACGAGATCGTCCGCGTGGCGATCTCAGCACAGGGTCTGTTTCCCTGAGACTCCCTCTGGTCCTTTGGTTCCAACTTGGAGACTCGGGAGAAGCTCTTaagtgagaaagaggaagagctgGGAACGGAGGAGGTGTGAGTCTGGGGGGAGCAGATGGAGCGCGTCCCCCcgcctccatccctccatccccctccatccccctccATCCCCCATCTGCGCCAGGACGGAGGGGGTGGAACACAGCTGCTGGGCAGCAGGGGCCACTCCCAGGCCCAGAGGGTTtggcctgccctcccctgcccgcccagcccccacctcacctccaggGGGCCTGTGGACACcgaagtggggagggggtggggaaaggaggggaaaaagaaagagaagggagaggtggCCTGGTGGAGACAGCAGAGGTGGAGTCAAGGGGCCATGACTCCAAACTCTGGGACCCGAGAGGAGAGgaaacgcccccccccccgccccgcccagcccAGGGTGGCCTGTCCTACCCCGCCAGTCACCCACCACAGGTACACATCGCCACCACGACCCGCAGGGCCAGTCGGATGCACGCACCCACACCTCCACACCCCCACCGTGTTTGTCACAGACCCACCAGCCACAGACGTGCGCGCTGCCCGTTCATCCCAGGCACCAGACCCTCCCCAGTGCCCGGGGCACAACCCCTCAAACCGGAACGTGGTGCCCAGGCGCACGCGCTCGCCcacgcacacaggcacacaccccACCCAGACCCGCCCACCACAGGACACACACGCAAATACCAATGACACACCGACGGAGGCCCGGCTACACGCCAGACCCTCACCTGACCACAGTGCgcaacccccaaccccacccctacTGCCACCTGACACCCACCCTAGACTCCGCAGAAGAAACCCACCCGCGACGGAACACATGCACGCGTGACCACATCGCTCCAGCCGAGGCCCCCGCCGTCACCCGAGGTGTGAGGGGCGCGGACTAACATTCACACGCCCGCAGGCGCACCACAGCCGCCCAAACACACAGAGCCACTCACCACCTATCACCCCAgcaccccacacggggctccaggCCCCTGAGGACCCTCTCCCTGGCTAGGGCTGAGGAGGGGCCACCCTGGGGGTCCCAGCCAGCAGGATGGGCCCTGTGGCCTCAGCacggggagaggagaaaggggaaccggaggcctcctcctttcctcttttccctcctccctccgctCCCTCCCCCAAGTCCCGGCCACCGCTGCTGCATTGCAGGCGCCGCCCGGGCACCTCGTGAGCCGCTGGGCTGGGCCGGGGGCCTGACCCCGGGGccttgggggtgaggggcagcgCTGCGGAAGGAGGGCGCGCAGGAGCCGGGCGCTGACGTCACaggagggcggggggcgggaagAAGGGGCGCCCGGGGTTGGAAtcgccccctcctccctttccagccgccccaccccgacccccacGCGAGCCCCTAGCCTCGCAGGGCGCCGGCTACCCTAATGACGTCATTGGCAACAGGGGTTTGGGGACTTCCCTCCTCAGCCCCTGTCCTGGGGTTGGCCCCTTCCCTTGTCCCCCTCACCCTGTTCCAGCCCCGGCTCCGGCCCCCCAACACACAGCGGCCGTACCTCCTCCCGCAGCGGCTCGCCGTCCGGGATGAACTCGGGCACCTCCCCGCTGTCTCCTCCGCCGCCCTCGGGCATGGTGTCCTGGCTGCTTGGGcggcccgggcccgggccccggGCATGATAGGGGGGGAGCGCAGAGGGCTGCGGCGCGGCCCCGAGGGCGTCCGCTCGGCTCAGCGGCCGCACAGGGAGTGCGCGGAGCTCGAGCTCGAGCGCGGTGGCGGCGGCAGCGTTGGCGGCCGCGGTGCCCGGCGCCCCGCCCTCCGCTGACCCCGCCCCCGCGGCACCCGCGGCGCCGCCGGCAGCGCCTGGCACCGGCGGGCGCTGCCTCCGCCCCCGAGAACCCCAGTCTGGCGGACCCAAGCTTGGGTTCCCCTCCCGCCGCGCTGGCGCTTGCGACCTTGGCCGAGTCCTTGCTCTCAGAGCCTGTTGCCCCtgctgtaaaatgaggacagggAATCTCGAAGATGGGTAATACCCCCCGCGGTCCCGTCTCTGAGGTGTAGGCCCAAGCCTAAGCCCACCTGGACCCCACCCCGGAAGCCTTGCGTGTAGGGGAGAAAGCGGTCACAACCCAGAAAGGTGAGATACGCCTCGTTTGCTGGCCCGAGGTGCGGGCTTCACGTAGAGCAGGCAGGTTGCGCAGGCCAGGACACCCAGGGCCCCAAGCTTCGTGACCTTGGGCCTGCACTTTTCACCTCAACCTCCGTTTTCCCATCTGAGAAATGGGAGTAGAAAGGTGCACAAGCATTCATCATGACGTACAGGGGAATGGGATCTGTCCTTCATGGGAGGACACCCTCATTCCACGTGGTGGCCCCAGTGTTGTTCCCTGGCCCTCAGGGGCCTCAGCCCATCTGCCTCTGGGTCTGGACCTAGCCCTCAAGGTAGACAATCAGTTGGTGGGACACAGGGAATGCTAGGTTGGGTTGCttttcgacttttttttttttttttttttttttttgcaaagggaACTCAAAGACCATTCAGTTTAATATGCCTACCCATTTGAAGATGAGGTATTGAAATGGTCGAGAGAGTAAAGGACTGACCCAGggctacatttatttattgattatttatttattgggcacAGATGTGTATTGGATATCTTCTATATCCAAGTACTGCGCTTGGCACTGTGAAGACAAGGGTAGGAGTGGAGAAAGACACAGGGCCTGTCCTAATGGAATTTACATACAGGGCAAAGTGGTGTTCCCAGAGGGAGCCTAGAACTCGGCCTCCAGGTTCAACCCCCAGCCAGGTCATTCCTctgttccctttgtctctctgagaCACAAGTCAAACTGATTCTTAAAGGATAACTAGACTTTCGACAAATGGATATGAGGAGGAGGGGCATCCCAGGTGGAGGGGACTTTTGAGCAAAGACACTGCGATTAGACCACGTGGGTTGTGTTCAGACAGTAGGAGAGTAACCTGGTGTAACCAGACACTGGCTAGCTAACTAGAGGCAGATCGCAGAGGACCTGATTTTGCTCTCTAGAAAGTGGTGGCTGAAAGTGTGTGAGAGAGGCCCCTGAAGACTGTTGCCGAGGAGGGTGCGAGTGGTCAGAAACTGGGCGGAGAGGAAGGAAACCCCAGCTTCACTTTAAGATGGGC from Panthera uncia isolate 11264 chromosome D1, Puncia_PCG_1.0, whole genome shotgun sequence harbors:
- the TMEM151A gene encoding transmembrane protein 151A: MPEGGGGDSGEVPEFIPDGEPLREEQRPLKQSLGSSLCRESHWKCLLLTLLIHACGAVVAWCRLATVPRLVLGPEAALARGAGGPPPTYPASPCSDGYLYIPLAFVSLLYLLYLAECWHCHVRSCQAPRTDANTVLALIRRLQQAPPCVWWKATSYHYVRRTRQITRYRNGDAYTTTQVYHERADSRTARGEFDYSAHGVRDVSKELVGLADHAATRLRFTKCFSFGSAEAEASYLTQRARFFSANEGLDDYLEAREGMHLKDVDFRESLMVFADPRSPPWYARAWVFWLVSAATLSWPLRVVAAYGTAHVHYQVEKLFGAGSPPPGAVPSGPPLSRVATVDFTELEWHICSNRQLVPSYSEAVVMGAGAYLRGCQRCRRSLSSNSLPPARPSGPRLPFSRSRLSLGAGGRATPGVFRSLSGGPLGRRAEDTEPLESPPCYEDALYFPVLIVHGDGGCQGDGQGAP